The Agrococcus sp. ProA11 genomic sequence CGCTGGAACCGCGACGACCGCGACCGCCGCGACGGCGCCTCGCAGCGCTCAGGCGGACGACCCGGCACGGGGCGACCCAACTGGACGCCGCCGGAGGAGCGCAACCGCGACACCAACCGTGGCGGTCCGTCGTTCCGCACCCGCGGAGGCGCCCAGGGCGGCCGCGACCACCAGGGCGACGACCGCCTGCACCGCGGCGAGCGTCCCCGCGGCTTCGATCGCGCTCGCGATGAGCATGGCGGACGCGGCGCTGGTGCCTCGGATCGCGGCGCCCGCCGCTTCGATGACCGTGCCCCGCGTCGCGACGACCGTGCCCCGAGCCGCGATGACCGCGCGCCCCGCCGCGATGACCGCGGCTTCGGCGACCGCCGTGAGCAGGGGCAGCGTCGCTTCGACGACCGCGCACCGCGCCGCGACGACCGCGCGCCCCGCCGCGACGACCGCGGTTTCGGCGACCGCCGTGAGCAGGGGGAGCGTCGCTTCGACGACCGCGCTCCCCGTCGCGATGACCGTGCGCCCCGCCGCGATGACCGTGCGCCCCGCCGCGATGACCGCGGCGAGCGCCGCTTCGACGAGCGCCCGCGCCGCGACGACCGCGACCGCAGCTTCGGCGACCGTCGCGAGCAGGGTCAGCGTCGCTCCGACGACCGCGCTCCGCGTCGCGATGACCGCCGCGACGACCGCGCGCCCCGCCGTGACGACCGCAGTTTCGGCGACCGCCGTGAGCAGGGCGAGCGTCGCTTCGACGACCGCGCTCCGCGTCGCGACGACCGCCGCGACGACCGCGCCCCCCGCCGGGACCGCTTCGACGAGCAGCCGCGCCGCGACGGCACCTACTACCCGTCGAAGGAGTCGAACCCCTTCCAGCCGAAGGACGACGTCGTGCTCGACCGCCTCGAGGCGACCTCGATCCGCGCCGAGGACGTCGAGGGGGTCTCGTTCGCAGATCTCGGCATCGGCGACAGCATCTCCCGCGCGCTGACCGGGATGGGCGCGATCTCCCCGTTCCCGATCCAGGCCGCCACGATCCCCGATGTCATGGCAGGCCGCGACGTGCTCGGCCGCGGCCGCACCGGCTCCGGCAAGAGCATCGCGTTCGGCGCTCCGATCGTCGAGATGCTGCTGCGCGGCCGCTCCGAGCGTCGCGAGCTCGGCCGTGCACCGCGCGCCCTGGTGCTGGCTCCCACGAGGGAGCTCGCCCAGCAGCTCAACCACACGATCATGACGCTCGGCCGCGAGGTGGGCGTGTTCACGACCGTCATCGTCGGCGGCGTGAAGCAGGACCGCCAGGTCGAGGCGCTGCGGCGCGGCGTCGACATCGTGATCGGCACGCCCGGTCGCATCGAGGATCTCGTCGAGCAGCGCAGGCTCAACCTGGGCGCGGTCGAGATCGCGGTCGTGGATGAGGCCGACCACATGTGCGAGCTCGGGTTCCTCGAGCCCGTGCAGCGCATCCTCCGTCGCACCAAGCCGGGCAGCCAGAAGCTGCTCTTCTCGGCGACGCTGGATGCGGAGGTGCAGACCATCGTCAACGAGTTCCTGCCGAAGCCGGCCGTGCACGAGGTGGCGGGCGAGGAGCAGTCGACCTCGACGATCGACCACCAGGTGCTCGTCACCGACCGCTACGACAAGGATGCGGTGCTGGAGCAGATCGTGCGCAACCCCGGTCGCATCATCGTCTTCACCCGGACCCGCGCCTATGCCGAGCGGCTCGCCGAGCAGTTCGGCGACACCGGCATCGCATCGGTCAGCCTGCACGGTGACCTCACCCAGGCCAAGCGCACCCGCTCGCTCGAGAAGTTCAAGCGCGGCAAGGTCGACGTGCTGGTCGCGACGGATGTCGCCGCGCGCGGCATCCACATCGACGACATCGCGCTCGTCGTGCAGGCCGACCCGCCGGACGAGTACAAGACCTACATGCACCGCGCCGGCCGCACCGGCCGCGCGGGCAACGACGGTCGCGTCGTCACCGTGATCGCCCCGGCCCGTCGCAAGCGCACCCAGCAGCTGCTGGACCGTGCCGAGATCGAGGCGCCGATGATTCCGGTGCGCCCGGGCGACGACCTGCTCGACACGCTCACGGCGCCGCCAGCGGCGAGCTCCGAGCCGGCCCTGGCCGGCACCGGCGCGCACTAGCAGCGCGGCCGCCAGCCGCCAGCCCGAGACGGCCCGAATCCCAGCGATCCGGGCCGTCGCTGGCGCCGCGGCTTCGGCAGGCTTGCGTTGCGGCCGGGCTTGCTTCGTGCTTAGGCTTGCGTTGTGCCGAGGCTGGCGTAGCGTTGGAGCATGCGCATCGTCGTGATCGGCGGAACAGGGAACTCGGGCTCGGCCATCGTGCGAGCGCTCGCGAGAAGGGGCGCGGACGTGCATCCGCTGTCGCGCTCCGGCAAGGCCATCGCCGGTGCGCCCGGCGTGAAGGCCGACATCGTCTCCGGCGAGGGGCTCGATGCGGCGCTCGAGGGTGCCGAAGTGATCGTCGACGCGTGCAACTCGCGCAACCCGATCGATCCGAAGCCCTTCACCATCGGGGCGCGCAACATCGTGCGCGCCGCCGAAGCGGCCGGCGTGCAGCGCGCAGTGGTGCTCTCGATCCTGGGCGTCGACCGCTCCAAGCTCTCGTACCACCGCCGCAAGCACGAGCAGGAGCTCACCTACCTGAACTCGGCACTCGAGACATCGGTCGTGCGCGCCGCGCAGTTCCACGAGTGGTCGGTCGACCAGTTCGAGGCGGGGTCCGCCCTCGGCGCGATCCCGGTCGTGCTGGGCGGGCGGATGCAGCCGGTGGCGGTCAGCGAGGTGGCTGAGCTGTGCGCTGACGAGGCGCTCGAGCCGAGCGGGAAGCGCTTCGTCGAGATCGCCGGCCCGCAGGTGCGGCTCTCCCGCGACCTGGCGAAGGCGTGGCAGGCGGCGACGGGCGCCAGGGGCGTGATCGTCAACGGACCGTTCCCGCCGTCGATGCTCGACTACCTGCGCTCCGGCTCCAACTTCACCGAGCAGCACAAGGGCTCGATCACGTTCGAGGAGTGGCTCTCGCGCCGACGCTGATCCATGCCGTGCTCCGGCCTTTCTCGCGATGTTAGACTCGATACAACAACTCGCCGGACGGCGGCGGCACGCGCCGCGGACGCCCGATTCCGGCGCGGCATCGCCCGACAGCAGAGGTCCTCCATGCGCATGCGCCCCGCCCACAGCATCCCCCTGCTCGCGACCGTCGCGGCGACAGCGCTCGTGCTCGCTGCCTGCACCGCCGCCCCGGGTGAGACGGAGGCCCCTCCGGCCGTCGAGGGTGGCACGCTCGTCTACGCGACCGGCGACGCGGAGCCGACCTGCCTCGATCCGCACGTGGGCGGCAACTACCCGCAGGCGCTGCTCAGCACGCAGTACCTGGAGCCGCTCGTCGGCCGGGACGCCGAGGGCGTGATCCAGCCGTGGCTCGCCACCGAGTGGGAGGTGAGCGACGACGGGCTCACGTGGGACTTCACGCTGCGCGACGACGTCACCTTCACCGATGGCACCCCCTTCGACGCGGAGGCCGTGCGGGCCAACGTGGAGCACGTGCAGGACCCGGAGACGCAGTCCTCGACCGGCTACCTCGCGATGGCCAAGGTCGCCGAGGTCGAGGCGGTCGAGCCCACGCACGCGCGCTTCCACCTGAGCGCGCCCGATTCGGCGCTGCTCGAGTCGCTGAGCCAGCAGTGGACCGCGATCCAGTCGCCGGCGGGCATCGCACGGGGGATGGATGCGAACTGCGCCGCGCCCATCGGCACCGGGCCGTTCATCGTCGACGAGTGGACGCCGCAGCAGCAGGTCACGCTCGTGCGCAACGACGACTACAGCACGCCCGGCCCCGAGGCCGAGAACACGGCAGTCGCGCACCTGGACGAGCTCATCTGGCGCTTCATCCCCGATGCCGCCACGCGCTACGCAGC encodes the following:
- a CDS encoding DEAD/DEAH box helicase — protein: MARNDSRPTGARRPNDRDDNRPGSRSKGHRGFREQQPSKGRWNRDDRDRRDGASQRSGGRPGTGRPNWTPPEERNRDTNRGGPSFRTRGGAQGGRDHQGDDRLHRGERPRGFDRARDEHGGRGAGASDRGARRFDDRAPRRDDRAPSRDDRAPRRDDRGFGDRREQGQRRFDDRAPRRDDRAPRRDDRGFGDRREQGERRFDDRAPRRDDRAPRRDDRAPRRDDRGERRFDERPRRDDRDRSFGDRREQGQRRSDDRAPRRDDRRDDRAPRRDDRSFGDRREQGERRFDDRAPRRDDRRDDRAPRRDRFDEQPRRDGTYYPSKESNPFQPKDDVVLDRLEATSIRAEDVEGVSFADLGIGDSISRALTGMGAISPFPIQAATIPDVMAGRDVLGRGRTGSGKSIAFGAPIVEMLLRGRSERRELGRAPRALVLAPTRELAQQLNHTIMTLGREVGVFTTVIVGGVKQDRQVEALRRGVDIVIGTPGRIEDLVEQRRLNLGAVEIAVVDEADHMCELGFLEPVQRILRRTKPGSQKLLFSATLDAEVQTIVNEFLPKPAVHEVAGEEQSTSTIDHQVLVTDRYDKDAVLEQIVRNPGRIIVFTRTRAYAERLAEQFGDTGIASVSLHGDLTQAKRTRSLEKFKRGKVDVLVATDVAARGIHIDDIALVVQADPPDEYKTYMHRAGRTGRAGNDGRVVTVIAPARRKRTQQLLDRAEIEAPMIPVRPGDDLLDTLTAPPAASSEPALAGTGAH
- a CDS encoding NAD(P)H-binding protein; the protein is MRIVVIGGTGNSGSAIVRALARRGADVHPLSRSGKAIAGAPGVKADIVSGEGLDAALEGAEVIVDACNSRNPIDPKPFTIGARNIVRAAEAAGVQRAVVLSILGVDRSKLSYHRRKHEQELTYLNSALETSVVRAAQFHEWSVDQFEAGSALGAIPVVLGGRMQPVAVSEVAELCADEALEPSGKRFVEIAGPQVRLSRDLAKAWQAATGARGVIVNGPFPPSMLDYLRSGSNFTEQHKGSITFEEWLSRRR